In Juglans microcarpa x Juglans regia isolate MS1-56 chromosome 7D, Jm3101_v1.0, whole genome shotgun sequence, the following are encoded in one genomic region:
- the LOC121239201 gene encoding protein NRT1/ PTR FAMILY 7.3-like: MANCFNAWNKGGVDREVKRGQEICTLDGTVDRHGRRAVRGRTGSWVAGILILVNQGLATLAFFGVGVNLVLFLTRVLGQDNAEAANNVSKWTGTVYLFSLVGAFLSDSYLGRYKSCAIFQSIFVLGLVSLSLSTYIFLLEPRGCGSEQSPCGSHSGFHMALFYLSIYLIALGNGGYQPNIATFGADQFDEEDPSEGYSKIAFFSYFYLALNLGSLFSNTVLGYFEDEGMWALGFWASAASAALALVLFLCGTPRYRHFKPKGNPLSRCCQVLVAATRKWKVEMMPSGEGLFELEVKENSQNWDRKILHTRGFKFLDRAAVITSEDFHQMDKETYNPWCLCTVTQVEELKCVLRLLPIWLCTILYSVVFTQMASLFVEQGAAMKTTISSFHIPPASMSSFDILSVAAFIFIYRRVLDPLLAARKNNSKGLTELQRMGIGLVIAILAMVAAGVVELFRLKYAKTDCTNCEGSSSMSIFWQTPQYVLIGASEVFMYVGQLEFFNGQAPDGLKSFGSALCMTSISLGNYVSSLLVTIVMKISTRDDMPGWIPGNLNKGHLDLFFFLLAVLTTADLVVYIISAKWYKYIKFEGKSGDKNANEQA, translated from the exons ATGGCTAATTGCTTCAATGCCTGGAACAAG GGTGGCGTGGATAGAGAGGTGAAAAGGGGGCAAGAGATTTGTACACTTGATGGAACCGTTGATCGGCACGGCCGCCGTGCAGTCCGAGGGAGAACTGGTTCTTGGGTTGCTGGAATTTTGATCCTAG TGAATCAAGGGCTGGCTACGTTGGCATTCTTCGGGGTAGGAGTTAACTTGGTTCTGTTTTTGACGAGGGTGTTGGGTCAAGACAACGCTGAAGCAGCCAACAATGTTAGCAAATGGACAGGAACGGTTTACCTATTCTCTCTTGTCGGTGCCTTCCTTAGTGACTCTTACTTGGGAAGGTACAAGAGTTGTGCCATCTTCCAATCCATCTTCGTCCTC GGCCTTGTATCACTGTCACTATCAACATACATATTCTTACTCGAGCCTAGAGGCTGTGGTAGTGAACAATCTCCTTGTGGATCCCATTCAGGCTTCCATATGGCTTTGTTCTACCTCTCCATATACCTAATTGCCCTTGGAAATGGAGGGTACCAACCTAACATAGCAACATTTGGGGCAGATCAGTTTGATGAAGAGGATCCTAGTGAAGGGTACTCTAAAATAGCCTTCTTTAGCTACTTCTACTTGGCTCTGAACCTGGGTTCTCTCTTTTCAAACACTGTTCTGGGCTATTTTGAGGATGAAGGAATGTGGGCACTTGGATTTTGGGCATCAGCTGCCTCTGCAGCTCTGGCACTGGTCTTGTTTCTTTGTGGCACCCCAAGGTACAGGCATTTTAAACCTAAAGGCAATCCTCTCTCTAGGTGTTGCCAAGTGCTGGTCGCTGCCACAAGAAAATGGAAGGTTGAGATGATGCCAAGTGGAGAAGGTTTGTTTGAGTTAGAAGTAAAGGAAAACTCCCAGAACTGGGATAGAAAGATACTCCACACTCGAGGCTTCAA ATTCTTGGATAGAGCAGCAGTTATCACTTCAGAGGACTTCCACCAGATGGACAAGGAAACTTACAATCCATGGTGTCTTTGCACTGTGACACAAGTTGAAGAGCTGAAATGTGTCTTAAGACTCCTCCCAATTTGGCTCTGCACGATTCTCTATTCAGTAGTTTTCACCCAAATGGCATCCCTATTTGTGGAACAAGGCGCTGCCATGAAAACCACCATTTCGAGCTTCCACATTCCTCCTGCAAGCATGTCCAGCTTTGACATCCTCAGTGTAGCAGCTTTCATATTCATTTACAGGCGGGTTCTTGACCCTCTTCTTGCCGCCAGAAAAAACAATTCTAAAGGATTAACAGAGCTTCAGAGGATGGGAATTGGTCTTGTTATAGCAATTTTGGCAATGGTTGCAGCCGGGGTTGTAGAGTTGTTCAGGTTAAAGTATGCAAAAACAGACTGCACCAACTGTGAAGGCTCAAGTTCTATGAGCATATTTTGGCAAACGCCTCAGTATGTGCTTATAGGAGCATCTGAGGTTTTCATGTATGTTGGCCAGCTAGAATTCTTCAACGGGCAAGCTCCTGATGGATTAAAGAGCTTTGGAAGCGCTCTCTGCATGACATCCATATCACTAGGAAACTATGTGAGTAGTTTGCTTGTGACAATTGTCATGAAAATCTCAACCAGAGATGACATGCCTGGTTGGATTCCTGGAAACCTTAACAAAGGACATCTAGACCTGTTCTTCTTCCTTTTAGCAGTTTTGACAACAGCTGATCTCGTGGTCTACATTATAAGCGCTAAGTGGTACAAGTATATCAAGTTTGAAGGAAAGAGTGGAGACAAGAATGCCAATGAACAGGCTTAG